A single window of Aphidius gifuensis isolate YNYX2018 linkage group LG1, ASM1490517v1, whole genome shotgun sequence DNA harbors:
- the LOC122853167 gene encoding cadherin-23: MKIIYLLWIFSVITTTGWSQVINRAPHFIQGGDMARLAVSEGTQPGIAVYTLKGEDPEGSKLHYSISGEYFRVNRETGVVTLRKSLDRETQDLIEVIISITDEGVAGSEPNTVSLRREIAVLDENDNPPVYQGRPYATRIPESAKIGGLLLDEGTIIVSDLDGGVNADVDVKCIPTSFDDDTCAVFDIVTEKISEGTYDVKITLSQPLNYERRNSYLITLLATDGASDPTKRLQARATVAVDILDVQDQPPIFLNAPYSAAIPENTSPGHTVLTIRSRDGDTGESRSILLSLEGDDLNHFDLKTSREGDITVGTLVTTDVALDREETRILHDGGIYTFKVRATELINDEIPADSTLSVITIVVTDVDDLFPVFNEPFFHVKIFEDIGFDTPLPGLNMVVSDDDVGDNAKFKLALRDAPGYPGISRAFTVTPENAQGRVPVVIRPRNLQVLDYDVHDISKRELEFDVTASVNNHVSAFSRVHIKLLDANDHSPLFSESVYKLTVREDAKIGTKFGDIIATDMDSGLFGEMTFTLRGFGADKFKTDSKQGGIWVAKSLDYETQKSYSLTMEARDGGGKVSTVSVLIELADVNDNPPVFEQQEYSRTVREGATSFDPQMFVRATDIDGPTHGNGKVTYSISRHNGMSEGIFKINPETGEVIINLPANSGDTERGIYELDIRATDHGYPPLYSEAKFFVRVGVPGNQKPIFRGNYKGAPGPNNYRAKLLENATPGTEVIRVVANDPDGRDSLLQYYIASGAKDNFVIDSNSGIITVSPDTRLDLETGGDKYDVIVYAVDSGTPVRETATTTVSINILDINNKPPKFKYSTYSVYVLERAPIGETVLRVLAIDPDSDANIEYSIIEPINASDKTGVALKSTNPYDYKSAFKINSTTGSITVNKVLDYQVAAVIILTVQAKDLNAIIDKENQVDKVEVTIYIQAFSDDNPIFLNSGWSANNPTIKVTVPEEQPLGTTVLMLSAKESSGRPVQRFELMRQENDEGYVNVGVQSGNVVLSKRLDYETLKDKLIKFKVRALARDYEITRKMSETTVIVEINDINDNSPVFDQKDYKISILEDSKPHKTVLNVKAIDIDSSNNEEETTRGYGEVRYSLTGENANLFEINLINGTISIANDVKLDREHQSVLRFYVIASDMPQGGAEQRTTRALVTVNVLDVNDNAPNFPQDSYTAVIPENAPLGVSVVNISASDPDEGKGGQIHFEIIDEGEANGLFKINHTSGEIFSNKKLTGKGRTEPYIMRIRAQDGGQPILHSDVLLTLYIGDVVSNDGVPLFIRPTLEEIAYISENSTIGSPVFQVVASDPDDPNLPNGKITFKFLEDGNFGNDASSFKINGETGLITTRKLLDRETKDSYTLILVAQDLGEPPQQASRVLQVVINDIDDHKPHFKRKLDSPPVELFVEEEVMTGTKIGIIESIDEDIDENGKIDYVIIYGNEKGLFEIERLENNSAVIKTVGRIDREISDRHLLTVKCFKYPAKNTDIILKPYNRQDPSERQVLIRVIDIDDNLPKFRKDNITIGVRLNVPIDTNVITLEAYDEDVSANPINYIMGKVFFTSLAESSMFKREIPSYLSLNNQTGEIRTTGSMAGYADGFMEIPIIANNTQSTDRQTHMILRIFLLRDRDMLKFVFSKPPVEVRKTLEEFEKAVQQALSLPITVNVYDTQFYAKDDNSLDFSSTSSCFQMVGREAYDLDEMKILLRDQTNEELRKVYQQYHVEKVQHCATLVTRADASKTQKWVLFISVFIGIATIISSCTLCCMHSKYKKKVKHARLREQTRPPLSYVSSGPGMINAQSHTTLGTLGPGTIVTLGPHDGSYEWGADTTLYHPSTLSRA, encoded by the exons atgaaaataatttatttactgtgGATATTCAGtgtaataacaacaacaggaTGGAGTCAAGTGATAAATCGTGCACCTCATTTTATACAAGGTGGCGATATGGCACGTCTTGCTGTATCAGAAGGTACACAACCAGGTATTGCTGTTTATACACTAAAAGGTGAAGATCCAGAAGGCTCAAAACTTCATTATTCCATCAGCGGCGAATATTTTCGTGTTAATCGAGAAACTGGTGTTGTTACACTTAGAAAATCATTGGATCGTGAAACTCAGGATCTTATTGAAGTCATTATAAGCATTACCG atgAAGGTGTTGCTGGCTCTGAGCCAAATACAGTATCTTTGAGACGTGAAATTGCTGTACtagatgaaaatgataatccACCAGTTTATCAGGGACGACCTTATGCAACAAGAATACCAGAAAGTGCTAAAATTGGTGGTTTATTATTAGATGAAGGAACAATAATAGTTAGTGATCTTGATGGTGGTGTAAATGCTGATGTAGATGTAAAATGTATACCAACATCATTTGACGATGATACATGTGCTGTGTTTGACATAGTTACCGAAAAG atATCTGAAGGAACCTACGATGTAAAAATTACACTGAGTCAACCATTAAATTATGAACGTAGAAATTCTTATCTTATAACATTACTAGCAACTGATGGTGCAAGTGATCCAACAAAAAGACTACAAGCACGTGCAACAGTTGCTGTTGATATACTTGATGTTCAAGATCAACcaccaatatttttaaatgcaccATATAGTGCAGCAATACCAGAAAATACATCACCAGGACATACTGTATTAACAATACGTTCACGTGATGGTGATACTGGTGAATCacgatcaattttattaagttTAGAGGGTGatgatttaaatcattttgatttaaaaacatCACGTGAAGGTGACATCACTGTGGGAACATTAGTGACAACGGATGTTGCATTAGATCGTGAAGAAACAAGAATTTTACATGATGGTggaatttatacatttaaagTACGAGCAAcagaattaattaatgatgaaataCCAGCTGACTCAACATTGTCTGTAATAACAATTGTCGTAACTGATGTTGATGATCTTTTTCCAGTATTTAATGAGccattttttcatgtaaaaatttttgaagataTTGGTTTTGATACACCACTACCAGGACTCAATATGGTAGtaagtgatgatgatgttggtgataatgcaaaatttaaattagctCTTAGAGATGCACCAGGTTATCCTGGTATAAGTAGAGCATTTACTGTAACACCAGAAAATGCACAAGGACGAGTACCTGTTGTAATAAGACCACGTAATCTTCAAGTTCTTGATTACGATGTTCATGATATATCAAAACGTGAATTAGAATTTGATGTAACAGCATCAGTTAATAATCATGTATCAGCATTTTCACGTGTTCATATTAAACTACTTGATGCTAATGATCATAGTCCATTATTTTCAGAAtcagtttataaattaactgtTCGTGAAGATGCTAAAATTGGTACTAAATTTGGTGATATTATTGCAACAGATATGGACAGTGGTTTATTTGGAGAAATGACATTTACACTTCGTGGATTTGGtgctgataaatttaaaactgatTCAAAACAAGGAGGTATTTGGGTTGCTAAAAGTCTCGATTATGAAACACAAAAATCTTATTCATTGACAATGGAAGCAAGAGACGGTGGTGGTAAAGTTTCAACTGTAAGTGTACTTATTGAATTAGctgatgttaatgataatcCTCCAGTTTTTGAACAACAAGAATATTCACGAACTGTAAGAGAAGGAGCAACTAGTTTTGATCCACAAATGTTTGTTAGAGCAACAGATATAGATGGTCCTACTCATGGAAATGGAAAAGTAACTTACTCAATTAGTCGACACAATGGTATGTCTGagggtatttttaaaataaatccagAAACTGGtgaagtaataataaatttaccagcAAATTCTGGAGATACAGAACGAGGTATTTATGAATTAGATATCAGAGCAACTGATCATGGCTATCCACCTTTGTATTCAGaagctaaattttttgtacGTGTTGGTGTACCGGGTAATCAAAAGCCAATATTTCGTGGTAATTACAAAGGAGCACCAGGACCAAATAATTATCGAGCAAAACTACTAGAAAATGCAACACCAGGAACAGAAGTAATTAGAGTTGTTGCTAATGATCCAGATGGCCGAGATAGTTTATTACAATATTACATTGCATCAGGGGCTAaagataattttgtaattgacTCAAATTCTGGAATAATTACAGTTTCACCTGACACAAGATTAGATCTAGAAACTGGTGGTGATAAATatgatgttattgtttatgCAGTTGATTCAGGAACACCCGTACGTgaaacagcaacaacaactgtttcaataaatattcttgatattaataataaacctcCAAAGTTTAAATACTCAACCTACTCAGTTTATGTTTTAGAAAGAGCTCCAATTGGAGAAACTGTTTTAAGAGTATTAGCGATTGATCCAGATTCAGATGCAAATATTGAATACAGTATTATTGAACCAATAAATGCATCTGATAAAACTGGAGTGGCATTAAAAAGTACAAATCCTTATGATTACAAATcagcatttaaaattaattcaacaacagGCTCAATTACTGTTAATAAAGTATTAGATTATCAAGTTGCTGCTGTAATTATTTTGACTGTTCAAGCAAAAGATTTAAATGCCATAATTGATAAGGAAAATCAAGTGGATAAAGTTGAAGTAACAATTTACATTCAAGCATTTAGTGATGATaatccaatttttttgaattctgGATGGTCAGCTAATAATCCTACAATTAAAGTCACTGTTCCTGAAGAACAACCACTTGGTACAACTGTATTAATGCTATCAGCAAAAGAATCAAGTGGTCGACCAGTACAAAGATTTGAATTAATGCGTCAAGAAAATGATGAAGGCTATGTAAACGTTGGTGTACAAAGTGGAAACGTTGTATTGAGCAAACGACTTGATTACGAAacattaaaagataaattaattaaatttaaagtacGTGCACTTGCTAGGGATTATGAAATAACTCGAAAAATGTCTGAGACAACTGTGATTGtagaaattaatgatattaatgacAATAGCCCTGTTTTCGATCaaaaagattataaaatttcaatattagaAGATTCAAAACCTCACAAAACTGTATTAAATGTGAAAGCCATTGACATTGATAGTTCAAATAATGAAGAAGAAACTACACGTGGATATGGTGAAGTAAGATATTCGCTAACTGGTgaaaatgcaaatttattcGAAATAAACTTAATCAATGGAACTATTTCAATAGCCAATGATGTTAAACTCGATAGAGAACATCAATCTGTGTTACGTTTTTACGTTATCGCTTCAGATATGCCTCAAGGTGGTGCAGAACAAAGAACAACAAGAGCATTAGTCACTGTTAATGTTCTAGATGTCAATGACAATGCACCAAATTTTCCTCAAGATTCTTATACAGCAGTAATTCCTGAAAATGCACCACTTGGAGTAAGTGTTGTAAATATATCAGCCTCAGATCCTGATGAAGGAAAAGGAGGTCAAATACACtttgaaattattgatgaagGTGAAGCAAATggactttttaaaataaaccacACGAGTggtgaaatattttcaaataaaaaattaactggaAAAGGAAGAACTGAACCATATATTATGAGAATAAGAGCACAAGATGGAGGTCAACCTATTCTTCATTCTGATGTTTTATTAACACTATATATTGGTGATGTTGTTAGTAATGATGGTGTACCACTTTTTATTCGACCAACTCTTGAAGAAATTGCATATATTTctgaaaattcaacaattggaAGTCCAGTTTTTCAAGTTGTTGCTTCAGATCCAGATGATCCAAATCTTccaaatggaaaaataacatttaaatttttagaagaTGGTAATTTTGGAAATGATGCAagttcttttaaaattaatggaGAGACTGGTTTAATAACAACTAGAAAACTTTTAGATCGTGAAACAAAAGATAGTTATACTCTTATTTTAGTTGCTCAAGATCTTGGTGAGCCACCACAGCAAGCTTCTAGAGTTCTTCAAGTTGtaattaatgatattgatgatcaTAAACCtcattttaaaagaaaactCGACAGTCCACCAGTAGAATTATTTGTCGAAGAAGAAGTAATGACAGGAACAAAAATTGGAATCATAGAATCAATTGATGAAGACATTgatgaaaatggaaaaattgattatgtaattatttatggTAATGAAAAAGGGTTATTTGAGATTGAaagacttgaaaataattcagcTGTTATCAAGACTGTCGGTAGAATTGATAGAGAAATTTCTGATCGACATTTATTGACAGTAAAATGTTTTAAGTATCCAGCAAAAAAtactgatattattttaaagccATACAACAGACAAGATCCATCAGAACGACAAGTGTTAATACGAGTTATTGACATTGATGACAACTTGCCAAAATTTCGAAAAGACAATATAACTATTGGAGTTCGATTGAATGTTCCAATTGATACAAATGTGATTACTTTGGAAGCATACGATGAAGATGTAAGTGCAAATCCTATCAACTACATAATgggaaaagtattttttacatCACTTGCCGAATCAAGTATGTTCAAAAGAGAAATACCttcttatttatcattgaataatCAAACTGGTGAAATACGAACAACTGGATCTATGGCTGGTTATGCTGATGGCTTTATGGAAATTCCAATCATTGCAAACAATACTCAATCAACCGATAGACAAACGCATATGATTCTTCGAATATTTTTACTTCGAGACAGAGATatgttaaaatttgtattttcaaaacCACCAGTTGAAGTTAGAAAAACGTTAGAAGAATTTGAAAAAGCTGTACAACAAGCATTATCACTTCCAATTACAGTCAATGTTTATGATACACAATTTTATGCTAAAGATGATAATTCATTagatttttcatcaacaagttCATGCTTTCAAATGGTCGGACGTGAAGCATATGATCttgatgaaatgaaaatattattaagagaTCAAACAAATGAAGAATTAAGAAAAgtatatcaacaatatcatgTTGAAAAAGTACAACATTGTGCAACACTAGTGACACGTGCTGATGCATCAAAGACACAAAAATGGGTACTTTTTATATCTGTATTCATTGGTATTGCTACAATTATTTCAAGCTGTACACTTTGCTGTATGCACTCAAA gtataaaaaaaaagttaaacatGCTCGATTGAGAGAACAAACAAGACCTCCATTGAGTTATGTATCATCAGGACCAGGAATGATTAATGCTCAATCACACACAACTTTGGGTACTCTTGGACCTGGGACAATTGTTACACTTGGACCTCATGATGGCTCATATGAATGGGGAGCTGATACAACACTTTATCATCCAAGTACTTTATCAAGAgcgtga